A single genomic interval of Nocardioides nitrophenolicus harbors:
- the prfA gene encoding peptide chain release factor 1, whose protein sequence is MFEAVEGMLTEHADLESKLALPETHADARLARTLNRRYAELNAVIATWREWQRHGEDAEAARELAADDPAFAEEVESLLAQREDAAERLRRLLVPRDPADDKDVLLEVKSGEGGEESALFAGDLLRMYSRYAERRGWKSEILDATESDLGGYKSVTVAVKSPGSAEPGQTPYALLKYEGGVHRVQRVPVTESQGRIHTSAAGVLVMPEAEQVDVEINDNDLRIDVFRSSGPGGQSVNTTDSAVRITHLPTGIVVSCQNEKSQLQNKEQAMRILRARLLQAAQEAADAEASDARRSQVRTVDRSERIRTYNFPENRISDHRTGYKAYNLDQVLDGDLQPVLDSCVEADLAARLAALED, encoded by the coding sequence GTGTTCGAAGCCGTCGAGGGCATGCTCACCGAGCACGCCGACCTCGAGTCGAAGCTGGCGCTTCCCGAGACCCACGCCGACGCCCGCCTGGCCCGCACCCTCAACCGCCGCTACGCCGAGCTGAACGCGGTGATCGCGACCTGGCGCGAGTGGCAGCGCCACGGCGAGGACGCCGAGGCGGCGCGGGAGCTGGCGGCCGACGACCCGGCCTTCGCCGAGGAGGTCGAGTCCCTCCTGGCCCAGCGCGAGGACGCGGCCGAGCGGCTGCGCCGGCTGCTCGTGCCGCGCGACCCGGCCGACGACAAGGACGTGCTGCTCGAGGTGAAGTCGGGGGAGGGCGGCGAAGAGAGCGCGCTGTTCGCCGGCGACCTGCTCCGCATGTACTCGCGCTATGCGGAGCGCCGCGGCTGGAAGAGCGAGATCCTCGACGCCACCGAGTCCGACCTCGGCGGCTACAAGTCGGTGACGGTCGCGGTGAAGAGCCCGGGCAGCGCCGAGCCGGGGCAGACGCCGTACGCCCTGCTCAAGTACGAGGGCGGCGTGCACCGCGTGCAGCGGGTGCCCGTCACCGAGTCGCAGGGCCGGATCCACACCAGTGCGGCCGGGGTGCTGGTGATGCCGGAGGCCGAGCAGGTCGACGTGGAGATCAACGACAACGACCTGCGCATCGACGTCTTCCGCTCCTCGGGGCCGGGCGGCCAGAGCGTCAACACGACCGACTCGGCGGTGCGGATCACCCATCTGCCGACCGGGATCGTGGTCAGCTGCCAGAACGAGAAGTCGCAGCTGCAGAACAAGGAGCAGGCGATGCGCATCCTGCGGGCCCGGCTGCTCCAGGCCGCCCAGGAGGCCGCCGACGCCGAGGCCAGCGACGCGCGCCGCAGCCAGGTCCGCACCGTCGACCGCTCCGAGCGGATCCGCACCTACAACTTCCCGGAGAACCGGATCTCCGACCACCGCACCGGCTACAAGGCCTACAACCTCGACCAGGTCCTCGACGGCGACCTCCAGCCGGTCCTCGACTCCTGCGTCGAGGCGGACCTGGCCGCCCGGCTCGCCGCGCTCGAGGACTGA
- a CDS encoding F0F1 ATP synthase subunit B, whose amino-acid sequence MKSLLVIAAAEGEEHNPLVPEWIEVVLALVVFAILFFAIKKFVVPNFEKTFAERSAAIEGGIAAAATKQAEADAKLAELEQQLADARHEAARIREEAREQGAAIVAEMREQAQAESNRILEHGKAQIEAERQQAVTSLRAEVGTLATGLAGRIVGESLDDDARQARVVERFLAELETADASDAGKDA is encoded by the coding sequence ATGAAGTCACTTTTGGTCATCGCCGCCGCTGAGGGCGAGGAGCACAACCCGCTCGTCCCCGAGTGGATCGAGGTCGTGCTCGCCCTCGTGGTGTTCGCGATCCTGTTCTTCGCCATCAAGAAGTTCGTCGTCCCGAACTTCGAGAAGACGTTCGCCGAGCGCTCCGCGGCGATCGAGGGCGGCATCGCCGCGGCTGCGACCAAGCAGGCCGAGGCGGACGCCAAGCTGGCCGAGCTCGAGCAGCAGCTGGCCGACGCCCGTCACGAGGCCGCGCGCATCCGCGAGGAGGCGCGCGAGCAGGGTGCTGCGATCGTGGCCGAGATGCGGGAGCAGGCCCAGGCCGAGTCCAACCGCATCCTCGAGCACGGCAAGGCGCAGATCGAGGCCGAGCGCCAGCAGGCGGTCACCTCGCTCCGTGCCGAGGTCGGCACCCTCGCCACCGGTCTCGCCGGCCGCATCGTGGGCGAGTCGCTCGACGACGACGCCCGCCAGGCGCGAGTCGTCGAGCGGTTCCTCGCCGAGCTGGAGACGGCCGACGCCTCCGACGCGGGCAAGGACGCCTGA
- a CDS encoding AtpZ/AtpI family protein, whose protein sequence is MSQPEEKPQGDPWHAFGYVVAGVAFYGFLGWLADRWLGTTFLVAVGILAGAALGIFMTARRFRTMPPAPPASPAPPDSPKPDSSDEQ, encoded by the coding sequence ATGAGTCAGCCCGAGGAGAAGCCCCAGGGCGATCCGTGGCATGCGTTCGGCTACGTCGTGGCCGGGGTCGCCTTCTACGGCTTTCTCGGCTGGCTCGCAGACCGCTGGCTGGGCACCACGTTCCTCGTGGCGGTGGGCATTCTCGCGGGTGCCGCGCTGGGGATCTTCATGACGGCCAGGCGGTTCCGCACGATGCCACCTGCGCCACCAGCATCACCAGCTCCACCCGACAGCCCGAAGCCCGACAGTTCCGACGAGCAGTGA
- a CDS encoding L-threonylcarbamoyladenylate synthase: MSAERFPTETDEEREAALDAASRAVRLGRLVVLPTDTVYGVGADAFDPEAVTRLLAAKGRGREMPPPVLVGTKGTLEALATRVPAYVTPLVERFWPGALTIVCHQQPSLQWDLGETRGTVAIRMPDHAVARELLDRTGPLAVSSANLSGSPAALDADAALEMLGESVAVVVDAGASPGGVPSTIVDATGERPRLLRLGAIPVADLDAALADLGVTVQVEPDDAPDEPEEPEGQGAAPADA; the protein is encoded by the coding sequence GTGAGTGCCGAGCGGTTCCCGACCGAGACCGACGAGGAGCGCGAGGCGGCGCTGGACGCGGCGAGCCGTGCCGTCCGGCTGGGCCGCCTGGTCGTGCTCCCCACCGACACCGTCTACGGCGTCGGCGCCGACGCCTTCGACCCCGAGGCGGTCACCCGGCTGCTGGCCGCCAAGGGCCGCGGCCGCGAGATGCCGCCGCCCGTGCTGGTCGGCACCAAGGGCACCCTCGAGGCGCTCGCGACCCGGGTGCCGGCGTACGTCACCCCGCTGGTCGAGCGGTTCTGGCCGGGCGCGCTGACCATCGTGTGCCACCAGCAGCCCTCACTGCAGTGGGACCTGGGGGAGACCCGCGGCACGGTCGCGATCCGGATGCCCGACCACGCCGTGGCCCGCGAGCTGCTGGACCGCACCGGCCCGCTCGCGGTGAGCTCGGCCAACCTGTCCGGCAGCCCCGCCGCGCTCGACGCGGACGCGGCGCTGGAGATGCTGGGGGAGTCGGTGGCGGTCGTCGTCGACGCGGGCGCCTCGCCGGGCGGCGTGCCGTCGACCATCGTCGACGCCACCGGCGAGCGGCCCCGGCTGCTGCGGCTGGGCGCGATCCCGGTCGCCGACCTCGACGCCGCGCTCGCCGACCTCGGCGTCACCGTCCAGGTCGAGCCCGACGACGCGCCCGACGAGCCCGAGGAGCCCGAGGGTCAGGGGGCCGCACCCGCCGATGCGTGA
- a CDS encoding glycosyltransferase family 4 protein: MREYLVVFLVAAIVTYLLTVVAREIALRTGAVAKVRDRDVHAEPIPYLGGLAMLGGLWAAYLVAQQLPFLSTRNPFSDDALSVLVAGTLVCAVGVVDDIFDLDALTKFGGQVLAVGVLVYAGIQFKYFYQATGEVFSLDLAQGALLTAFVVLATVNAVNFIDGLDGLAAGVIGISASAFFLFCYALSVLNDVSRATTGALLSAALAGACVGFLVHNFHPARLFMGDSGSMLIGLVLSATAITITTQFAPGDLAQGADGTRSSLLPVLLPFALPILILIVPLGDLVLAVVRRTRAGRSPFAPDKQHLHHRLLEIGHSHRRAVIIMWLWAGLIAFGVVLASVFTGPVVWAGLGVALVVTLVLTFALPHVHDPAEAAGDGAAAPADRTPDSEPSGTL; the protein is encoded by the coding sequence ATGCGTGAGTACCTCGTCGTCTTCCTCGTCGCCGCGATCGTCACCTACCTGCTGACGGTCGTCGCCCGGGAGATCGCGCTGCGCACGGGCGCGGTCGCGAAGGTGCGCGACCGCGACGTCCACGCCGAGCCGATCCCCTATCTCGGGGGGCTGGCGATGCTGGGTGGGCTGTGGGCGGCCTACCTCGTCGCCCAGCAGCTGCCCTTCCTGAGCACCCGCAACCCGTTCTCCGACGACGCGCTGTCGGTGCTGGTGGCCGGGACCCTGGTCTGCGCGGTCGGCGTGGTCGACGACATCTTCGACCTCGACGCGCTCACCAAGTTCGGTGGCCAGGTGCTGGCGGTGGGAGTGCTGGTGTACGCCGGCATCCAGTTCAAGTACTTCTACCAGGCCACCGGCGAGGTCTTCTCCCTCGACCTGGCGCAGGGGGCGCTGCTGACCGCCTTCGTGGTGCTGGCGACGGTGAACGCCGTCAACTTCATCGACGGGCTCGACGGGCTGGCCGCCGGCGTGATCGGGATCAGCGCGTCGGCGTTCTTCCTGTTCTGCTACGCGCTCTCGGTGCTCAACGACGTCAGCCGGGCCACGACCGGAGCACTGCTCTCGGCGGCCCTGGCGGGCGCCTGCGTGGGCTTCCTGGTGCACAACTTCCACCCGGCCCGGCTGTTCATGGGCGACAGCGGCTCGATGCTGATCGGGCTGGTCCTCTCGGCCACCGCGATCACGATCACCACCCAGTTCGCGCCCGGCGACCTGGCCCAGGGCGCCGACGGCACCCGGTCCAGCCTGCTGCCGGTGCTGCTGCCGTTCGCGCTCCCGATCCTGATCCTGATCGTGCCGCTGGGCGACCTGGTGCTGGCCGTCGTACGACGCACGCGGGCCGGGCGCTCGCCGTTCGCCCCCGACAAGCAGCACCTCCACCACCGGCTGCTCGAGATCGGGCACTCCCACCGCCGCGCGGTGATCATCATGTGGCTGTGGGCCGGGCTGATCGCCTTCGGCGTGGTGCTGGCCAGCGTGTTCACCGGCCCGGTGGTGTGGGCCGGCCTCGGCGTGGCCCTGGTGGTGACCCTGGTGCTCACGTTCGCGCTGCCGCACGTGCACGACCCGGCGGAGGCCGCCGGTGACGGGGCCGCGGCACCCGCGGACCGCACCCCCGATTCGGAGCCCTCCGGGACTTTGTGA
- the rpmE gene encoding 50S ribosomal protein L31 gives MKKDIHPEYVVTQVTCTCGASFTTRSTATSGSIHADVCSQCHPFYTGKQKILDTGGRVARFEARYANVGKK, from the coding sequence ATGAAGAAGGACATCCACCCCGAGTACGTCGTGACCCAGGTGACCTGCACCTGTGGCGCCTCGTTCACCACCCGCAGCACCGCCACGTCCGGCTCGATCCACGCCGACGTCTGCTCGCAGTGCCACCCGTTCTACACCGGCAAGCAGAAGATCCTCGACACCGGCGGCCGCGTCGCCCGCTTCGAGGCCCGCTACGCCAACGTCGGCAAGAAGTAG
- the atpB gene encoding F0F1 ATP synthase subunit A: MTIAASATIAAEGGEGYTAPGPSLFDLPGIAGTEVTKPMVQLFLAAILVFGFFYLAARKRALVPGKLQFAGEGAYGFVRNSVARDIIGSHDFQKFVPYLVTVFFFILVNNIFATIPFIQFPTFSRAGMAYALAGLSWVVYNGVGIARHGFLGYLKLQSVPSGVSPVMYPLLVPLEFFSNILVRPVTLALRLFCNMFAGHILLALFATGGLYLIEHVGGIGYVAGPLAWVLAILVSFLEILVQFLQAYVFVLLNAMYIQGALADEH, encoded by the coding sequence GTGACCATCGCAGCCAGTGCCACCATCGCCGCCGAGGGTGGAGAGGGGTACACCGCCCCGGGGCCCAGCCTGTTCGACCTGCCCGGCATCGCCGGCACCGAGGTCACCAAGCCGATGGTCCAGCTGTTCCTCGCGGCGATCCTGGTGTTCGGGTTCTTCTACCTCGCCGCCCGCAAGCGCGCGCTGGTCCCCGGCAAGCTGCAGTTCGCCGGCGAGGGCGCCTACGGCTTCGTCCGCAACAGCGTGGCCCGCGACATCATCGGCAGCCACGACTTCCAGAAGTTCGTGCCCTATCTCGTCACGGTCTTCTTCTTCATCCTGGTCAACAACATCTTCGCGACCATCCCGTTCATCCAGTTCCCGACCTTCAGCCGCGCCGGCATGGCCTACGCGCTGGCGGGTCTGTCCTGGGTCGTCTACAACGGCGTCGGCATCGCGCGGCACGGCTTCCTCGGCTACCTCAAGCTGCAGAGCGTCCCCTCGGGCGTGAGCCCGGTGATGTACCCGCTGCTGGTCCCGCTGGAGTTCTTCTCCAACATCCTGGTCCGCCCGGTCACGCTCGCGCTGCGTCTGTTCTGCAACATGTTCGCGGGCCACATCCTGCTCGCGCTGTTCGCGACGGGTGGCCTCTACCTCATCGAGCACGTCGGGGGGATCGGCTACGTCGCCGGCCCGCTGGCCTGGGTGCTCGCGATCCTCGTGAGCTTCCTGGAGATCCTGGTCCAGTTCCTGCAGGCCTACGTGTTCGTCCTGCTGAACGCCATGTACATCCAGGGCGCGCTCGCCGACGAGCACTGA
- the atpE gene encoding ATP synthase F0 subunit C, whose protein sequence is MGGSLNMIGYGLAAIGPGIGIGLIFAAYINGVARQPEAQSRLQSIAILGFALAEALAIIGIALAFVLKASNT, encoded by the coding sequence ATGGGTGGCTCTCTCAACATGATCGGTTACGGCCTGGCTGCCATCGGCCCGGGTATCGGCATCGGTCTCATCTTCGCCGCGTACATCAACGGCGTTGCCCGCCAGCCCGAGGCGCAGAGCCGCCTCCAGTCGATCGCGATCCTCGGCTTCGCGCTCGCCGAGGCCCTCGCCATCATCGGCATCGCCCTGGCGTTCGTCCTCAAGGCCAGCAACACCTGA
- the prmC gene encoding peptide chain release factor N(5)-glutamine methyltransferase, producing the protein MPAKQLVRVAAQRLGEAGVASPEHDAAELLAHVLGTTRGALLLDPPVSADQAQRYDDLLARRAAREPLQHLLGAAWFRHVEVAVGPGVFVPRPETELLAGWAIEHAAALAATGARPLVVDLCTGSGVIAKSIADEVPQARVHAVELDPPAHAWAERNLAGTGVELRLGDLATAFDDLAGQVDVLVSNPPYVPLEAWESVAVEARDHDPHLALFSGADGLDAIRVIAARGLVLLRPGGVVGVEHADAQGESAPAVFSRGGRWEEVRDHRDLAGRPRFTTARRPRHEREAVEGWSA; encoded by the coding sequence ATGCCGGCGAAGCAGCTCGTCCGGGTCGCGGCGCAGCGGCTCGGCGAGGCCGGGGTCGCGAGCCCCGAGCACGACGCCGCCGAGCTCCTGGCCCACGTCCTCGGTACGACGCGCGGCGCCCTCCTGCTCGACCCGCCGGTGAGCGCCGACCAGGCCCAGCGGTACGACGACCTGCTGGCCCGCCGGGCCGCCCGGGAGCCGCTGCAGCACCTCCTCGGCGCGGCCTGGTTCCGCCACGTCGAGGTGGCGGTCGGCCCGGGCGTCTTCGTGCCGCGTCCCGAGACCGAGCTGCTCGCCGGCTGGGCGATCGAGCACGCCGCCGCCCTCGCGGCCACCGGAGCGCGACCGCTGGTCGTCGACCTGTGCACCGGCTCCGGGGTGATCGCGAAGAGCATCGCCGACGAGGTGCCGCAGGCGCGGGTGCACGCCGTCGAGCTCGACCCGCCCGCCCACGCCTGGGCGGAGCGCAACCTCGCCGGCACGGGCGTCGAGCTGCGCCTCGGCGACCTCGCCACCGCCTTCGACGACCTCGCCGGGCAGGTCGACGTGCTGGTGAGCAACCCGCCGTACGTCCCGCTGGAGGCATGGGAGTCGGTGGCTGTGGAGGCCCGCGACCACGATCCGCACCTGGCCCTGTTTTCCGGGGCCGACGGGCTGGACGCGATCCGGGTGATCGCCGCCCGTGGCCTGGTGCTGCTGAGGCCGGGCGGGGTGGTCGGCGTCGAGCACGCCGACGCCCAGGGGGAGTCCGCGCCGGCGGTGTTCAGCCGCGGCGGGCGCTGGGAGGAGGTCCGCGACCACCGCGACCTCGCCGGCCGGCCGCGGTTCACCACGGCACGCCGCCCGCGCCATGAGCGCGAGGCAGTGGAAGGATGGAGCGCGTGA